From the Desulfosarcina sp. BuS5 genome, one window contains:
- the rseP gene encoding RIP metalloprotease RseP yields the protein MSTSIIAFVIVLGVLIFFHELGHFLFARLFGVGVEKFSLGFGPKVVGKKIGMTEYLISAIPLGGYVKMVGEEPDGKLLPEEIPFSFTHKHIFKKILIVAAGPVFNLILTIAIFFGLFCFYGMLVLKPVVGSVGEGTPAYIAGLQKDDLIEAINGVPVDSWEKMAELVSICNGEELEVNLRRGDSALVVKLTPELQITKNLFGEDAERYLIGIVSSGKVFQRPLNLGQAAVESVAQTWKISKLTVLGIVKMIQGTISAKDNLGGPIQIAQMAGDFYKEGVPNFLSFIAFLSVTLAILNFLPIPVLDGGHIFFFIIESVTGRPLNLKFREISQQIGIAVLVMLMIFAFYNDIMRIVVQK from the coding sequence ATGAGTACCAGTATAATCGCATTTGTTATTGTATTGGGAGTTTTGATTTTTTTTCATGAACTGGGGCATTTTCTTTTTGCCAGATTATTCGGAGTTGGTGTTGAAAAATTTTCACTCGGGTTCGGGCCAAAAGTTGTCGGTAAAAAAATCGGCATGACGGAATACCTTATTTCGGCCATACCACTCGGCGGATATGTAAAAATGGTTGGCGAGGAACCGGATGGGAAACTTTTACCTGAAGAGATACCTTTCTCGTTTACCCATAAGCATATTTTTAAAAAGATATTGATAGTTGCCGCAGGCCCTGTATTTAATTTAATATTGACCATTGCAATTTTCTTCGGCCTTTTTTGTTTTTATGGTATGCTGGTTTTAAAACCTGTGGTAGGTAGTGTGGGTGAAGGAACCCCTGCCTATATTGCCGGACTGCAAAAAGATGATCTTATAGAAGCTATTAACGGAGTACCGGTTGATAGCTGGGAAAAGATGGCCGAACTTGTATCAATCTGTAACGGAGAAGAGCTTGAGGTGAATTTGCGTCGCGGGGATTCTGCACTGGTTGTTAAATTAACACCTGAACTTCAAATAACAAAAAATTTATTTGGTGAAGATGCTGAGCGATATCTTATAGGAATCGTATCCTCGGGCAAAGTTTTTCAACGTCCCTTGAACCTCGGCCAGGCTGCTGTTGAAAGCGTAGCTCAGACCTGGAAGATATCCAAATTGACGGTTCTTGGTATTGTTAAAATGATACAAGGGACGATCTCTGCCAAGGATAACCTTGGCGGGCCTATCCAGATTGCACAGATGGCAGGAGACTTTTACAAAGAAGGCGTTCCCAATTTTCTCTCTTTTATCGCATTTTTAAGCGTTACACTCGCTATACTTAATTTTCTTCCAATACCTGTTCTGGACGGAGGCCATATTTTCTTTTTTATTATAGAGTCTGTAACCGGCCGACCCCTTAATCTTAAGTTTCGTGAAATTTCCCAGCAGATAGGTATAGCCGTACTGGTAATGCTGATGATATTTGCTTTTTATAATGATATTATGCGTATTGTAGTTCAAAAATAA